The genomic DNA GTTGTCCAGGATGGCGACGCGGTCGGGCAGGGTGGCGGTGACGGCGTGGGTGTTGCCGTCCTGCGGCTTCACCGTCAGGCGGATGGTGCCGATGTCGGCGGTGGTGCCGTCGTCCGACACCGCGGTCAGGGCGGGCAGCGCCACCTCGTAATGGTCGCCCGCCGGGGTCGCCACCGGCTCGCCGCTCCAGCGCAGCTCGGTCTCGTCGCCCTCGCTCTTGGGGAACCAGCGGGCCAGCCCGTCCTTCAGCGCGGCGGCGAGCGCCCTGGCCCCGTCCTCGGTCACCGGGGGCGCCTCCGCGCGGGCGGCGGGCGGCAGCGCCAGGGTTGCGAGCATCAGCGCGGCGGCGAGCGGACGGGCGGGAAGACGGCGCATGAGGAATCCCTTAGGGTGGAGCGCGCCAGGGTAGACGGGATAACCGGCGCCCGTCCATCGGCCCGAGGTTTTATACCGTTTCCGGAAGAGTTCGGCCCCGGATGGGCGTTGCAGCATGGCACGGCCGCCCTGACGCTTGCATTGCCGGTCCCCAGGCCCAAAACTTACGCTTATGACCTCTGTCCTTTCTTCGTCCGGGGGCGGTCTGGGTGCGGGTGGCCGGGTGGTCGCCGTGCTGGGGCCGACCAACACCGGGAAAACCCATCTCGCCATCGAGCGCATGCTCGGCCATCGGACGGGGATGATCGGCTTTCCGCTGCGCCTGCTGGCCCGCGAGAACTACGACCGCATCGTGTCGATCAAGGGCAAGAGCGCCGTGGCCCTGGTGACGGGGGAGGAGAAGATCCTGCCGCCCAGCCCGTCCTACTGGGTGTGCACGGTGGAATCCATGCCGCTCGACCGGGCGGTGGACTTCCTGGCGGTGGACGAGGTCCAGCTCTGCGCCGATCCGGAGCGCGGGCACATCTTCACCGACCGGCTGCTCAACGCGCGCGGGCTGGTGGAGACGATGTTCCTCGGCTCCGACACGGTGCAGCCGCTGATCCGCCGGCTGGTGCCGCGCGCCGAGTTCATCAGCCGGCCGCGCTTCTCGCAGCTCACCTACGCCGGCTACCGCAAGCTGACCCGCCTGCCGCCGCGCTCTTGCGTCGTCGCCTTCTCGGCGACCGACGTCTACGCGCTGGCCGAGATGATCCGGCGCCAGCGCGGCGGCACGGCGGTGGTGCTGGGGGCGCTGTCCCCGCGCACCCGCAACGCCCAGGTCGGGCTCTATCAGGCGGGCGAGGTCGACTATCTGGTGGCGACCGACGCCATCGGCATGGGGCTGAACATGGACGTCGACCATGTCGCCTTCGCCCGCATCGTGAAGTTCGACGGCTTCGCCCCGCGCCGCCTGCGCGCGCCGGAAGTGGCGCAGATCGCCGGGCGGGCCGGGCGGCACATGCGCGACGGCACCTTCGGCACCACCGACGAGGTGGGGGAGCTGGAGGCCGACGTGGTCGACCGCGTCGAGAACCACCAGTTCGAGACGATCAAGACGCTGATGTGGCGCAACAGCAAGCTGCGCTTCGACACGCCGGGCTTCCTGCTGAAGTCGCTGGAGGAGCGCCCGCCGATCCCCGAGCTGCTGCGCGCCCGCGACGCCGACGACCATCTGGCGCTCCAGGCGCTGGTCCGCGACCATGAGGTGATGGACCTCGCCAAGGGCCGCGACAACGTGCGCCTGCTCTGGGAGGTCTGCCAGGTCCCCGACTTCCGCAAGGTGCTGTCGGACGCCCACACCCGGCTGCTCGGGCAGATCTTCCGGCAGCTGCGCACCGGCATCGGGCGGCTGGACGAGGATTGGGCGGCCAAGCAGATCGCCCGGCTCGACCGCACCGAGGGCGACATCGACGCGCTGGTCGCGCGCATCGCCCACATCCGCACCTGGACCTACATCTCCAACCGGCCCTCCTGGCTGACCGACCCGGTGCATTGGCAGGCGCGCACCCGCGCCATCGAGGACAAGCTGTCCGACGCCCTGCACGAGCGGCTGACGCAGCGCTTCATCGACCGCCGCTCGGCCACGCTGGTCCGCACGCTGAAGGATGGGCGGGAGCTGATCGGCGGCGTGCGCGCCGACGGCGAGGTGGTGGTGGAGGGCCACCCGGTGGGCCGGCTGGAGGGCTTCCGCTTCGTCCCCGACGCCCCGGAGCGCTCGGAGGAGGCCAAATCCCTGCTGACCGCCGCCCGCCGCGCGCTGCGCGAGGAGGTGGCGTCCCGCCTGCGCGCCTTCGAGCAGGAGCCGGACGACGTGTTCGCCCTCGGGCCGGACGGGGTGCTGACGGCGGACGGGTTGGCGGTGGCCCGGCTCGGCCCCGGCCCGTCGGTGCTGACCCCGGCGGTCCTGCCCTTCGACGAGGGGCTGCTCGACCAGGGGCAGCTCGACCGCGTCCGCGTCCGGCTGGAGCGCTGGCTGAAGGACCGCGTCGCCGCCCGGCTGCGCCCCCTGCTGGCGCTGCGCGATGCGGCTGATCTCACCGGCACCGCGCGTGGGCTGGCCTTCCAGGTCGTCGAGAACATGGGGGCGATGCCCCGCGCGCCGGTCGCCCCGCTCGTCGAAGGGCTGGAGAAGGCCGACCGCAAGGCGCTGTCCCGACACGGGGTGCGGCTCGGCGTGTCGCACCTCTACCTGACGGCGCTCGCCAAGCCGGGGGCGGTGGAGCTGCGCGGGCTGCTGTGGGCGGTGAAGCACCGCCTGCCCCTGCCGGTGCCGATCCCGCCGCCGGGCCGCGTCTCGGTGGAGGCGACGGGCGCGCCGCCCGCCTTCTGGGAGGCCATCGGCTACCCGGCGGCGGGGCCGCGGGCGCTGCGGGTGGACATGCTCGACCGGCTGGAGACCGAGCTGCTGACCGCCGCCAAGGAGGGTCGGACGGTGGCCGAGCCGGCGCTGGCCCAGATGATCGGCGCCAAGCCGGACGAGCTGGGGGCGGTGATGAAGGGGCTTGGCTACACGCGTTCCGTGGCGGAGGATGGGGCGGTCTCCTGGCGCCGCCGCCGCAACCCGCGCCACAAGCCCCGCCGCGAGGCCCCCGTCAACGCCGACCACCCCTTCGCCAAGCTGCGCCAGCTTTCGGGAATTGGATGAGAAACGTGATTTTTCTGGTCACGATTGCCCCCACCCTAACCCTCCCCCGCTTCGCAGGGGAGGGGATGAAAGTCCCTCCCCTGCGTGAGCGGGGGAGGGAAGGGGCCCACGGCGTCAGCCGTGGGAAGGGTGGGGGCGCCGCATGACCGACCTCGACGACGATGACGATCTCCCCGACTCCGGCTCTGACCCCACCCCGGCGGGCCGGCTGCGGATCGACAAGTGGCTGTGGTTCGCGCGCTTCTTCAAGACGCGCAGCCTCGCGGCGAAGCTGTGCAACGCCGGCGGCTTGCGGGTGTCCGGCACGGTGGTCGGCAAGGCGCATTACGCGGTGAAGCCCGGCGACGTGCTGACCTTCGCCCAGGGGCGGCATATCCGCGTCATCAAGGTGGTCGCGCTCGGCAGCCGGCGCGGCCCGGCGCCGGAGGCGCAGGCCCTCTACGAGGATCTTGCCCCGCCGGTGCGCGAGGAGGCGATCCAGGACCCCTACCGCGCGCCGCCGGCCCCGCGGGAGCCCGGCGCCGGGCGTCCCACCAAGCGCGACCGCCGGGCGCTCGACCAGCTCTACGGAGAGGAGTAAGCCGGAACAGCCACGGAAAGCGGCGGTGAAGCGCGGGCCGGGCCATTGCCATTCAGGAACCGCAACCTCATCTGCGCAAAATAATCCCGCAACGGCCGACTTTTCTGGAGCCCGCCGCCCTCATGCTCGAACTGTTCTCCGACCCGCAGGTCTGGGCCAGCCTCCTG from Azospirillum brasilense includes the following:
- a CDS encoding helicase-related protein, which gives rise to MTSVLSSSGGGLGAGGRVVAVLGPTNTGKTHLAIERMLGHRTGMIGFPLRLLARENYDRIVSIKGKSAVALVTGEEKILPPSPSYWVCTVESMPLDRAVDFLAVDEVQLCADPERGHIFTDRLLNARGLVETMFLGSDTVQPLIRRLVPRAEFISRPRFSQLTYAGYRKLTRLPPRSCVVAFSATDVYALAEMIRRQRGGTAVVLGALSPRTRNAQVGLYQAGEVDYLVATDAIGMGLNMDVDHVAFARIVKFDGFAPRRLRAPEVAQIAGRAGRHMRDGTFGTTDEVGELEADVVDRVENHQFETIKTLMWRNSKLRFDTPGFLLKSLEERPPIPELLRARDADDHLALQALVRDHEVMDLAKGRDNVRLLWEVCQVPDFRKVLSDAHTRLLGQIFRQLRTGIGRLDEDWAAKQIARLDRTEGDIDALVARIAHIRTWTYISNRPSWLTDPVHWQARTRAIEDKLSDALHERLTQRFIDRRSATLVRTLKDGRELIGGVRADGEVVVEGHPVGRLEGFRFVPDAPERSEEAKSLLTAARRALREEVASRLRAFEQEPDDVFALGPDGVLTADGLAVARLGPGPSVLTPAVLPFDEGLLDQGQLDRVRVRLERWLKDRVAARLRPLLALRDAADLTGTARGLAFQVVENMGAMPRAPVAPLVEGLEKADRKALSRHGVRLGVSHLYLTALAKPGAVELRGLLWAVKHRLPLPVPIPPPGRVSVEATGAPPAFWEAIGYPAAGPRALRVDMLDRLETELLTAAKEGRTVAEPALAQMIGAKPDELGAVMKGLGYTRSVAEDGAVSWRRRRNPRHKPRREAPVNADHPFAKLRQLSGIG
- a CDS encoding RNA-binding S4 domain-containing protein, which codes for MTDLDDDDDLPDSGSDPTPAGRLRIDKWLWFARFFKTRSLAAKLCNAGGLRVSGTVVGKAHYAVKPGDVLTFAQGRHIRVIKVVALGSRRGPAPEAQALYEDLAPPVREEAIQDPYRAPPAPREPGAGRPTKRDRRALDQLYGEE